The sequence TTCACTTTTACGGGCTAAGTCAGGGAGCATTCGATGCACTATTCCTTTCCGGGAGCATGGCAGTCGCCTTCTGGTTTATACATCACATCATACCTGATATCAGCCTAGCCTTTTACCTGAGGAAAAAGGGCATCAAAATACTCAAATTGAGGAGTTTTATAACCTCCATACTTGCCCCTGCTGGGGCTGTAATCCTGTTTGTCTATTCGTTTTACGAGGGATATAGCTCCCTGACAGAACCGTACTTCGGCGGACTGTTGTTTGTACTTGTGTCGATGGTGGTGGTTGCTATCTACGTGGCGATCAAGCATGCGAGAAATACACTGGGCATGTCATATGTAGAAAGGACGATTTCAGAAGAGAAACTCAGGGCAGAATTCAAGGACTAGTCCTTGAATTTGATTTCCGTGATAGGATTCCCGGCGCCGCTATTCGGGGTATGCCATGAAATACGCAAGATTTTACGGTATCGGCGATATCCGGATTGAAGAAGGCGCAGTTCTTGAGCCGGGAAACGGAGAAGCTATTCTGAAGGTCAGGGCAGTAGGCGTGTGCCCGACTGATGTAAAGGCCTACTATTCAGGTTCATCTTCAATCAGAGTCCCCATTGTCCTTGGGCATGAGGTTTCAGGCACCCTATTATCATCCAAAACAGAAAAACTGAATCCAGGACAGAAAGTTAACGTGGCCGCCGATTGCCCGTGTCTTGAGTGCAGCATCTGCAGGAGGGGGCTGGTGAACATGTGCCCCAATATGTTAAGCCTTGGTGTCAACGTGCCCGGTGGATATGCCGAGATGATGCGCATTCCATCCGAATTTATAGAAAGAGGGCTTGTTTACCCTTTAACTGGCAGCACTGGTTTTGTTGAAGGTGCGTTAATTGAGCCCGTTGCTGTAAGTCTTCACTGCCTCAATCTTGCAGATTACGCCAGTATTGAAAATGCTGCAGTAATCGGTGATGGGCCCAATGCACTCATACATCTTCAGCTCCTGAAAAGAATCAAGCGTGTTAAAAACGTAACTGTTATCGGCCTTTCTGAAGAGCGTCTTAAATTTGCCACCCGGTTTGGCGCAGATCATGTAGTGAATATTTCGCAGGAGAAGAACTTTTATTCGGAAATGAAGGAAGAGCAGATTGATCTGGTGGATATCACGATAGGAAATCCTGCAGCGGCGGCCGAATCAAGCCACCTTCTGGGCAAGGGAACCCAGATCCTGATTTTTGGCGGTTCAATGAACGATACTCAGATTCCTGTATCGATGAATGGCGTCCACTACAAACAGCTGCGCGTGACAGGTTCAACAGGCACGGACCTGAAGAGTTACAGTAATGCCTTAGATTTGGTCAAATCCGGAAAAATTGACCTGATCCCTCTGGTCACCGCTCGCTTCAGGCTTGAAGATCTGGCATCAGCGCTTGAATACTCGAGAATCCTGAAAGGATTAAAGTGCGCCGTGGAATTTCCCAGCTGATGATTGGACGAAATCTGGCATTACAGGCTGCGAACTGAGAACCAGGAAACGGGAGATCTTGAGATGCTTGAACGGCAGAGACAGGAAGCATAACTGGAAGAAATGGAGATTTCGGTGATGTCAAAAGCGGGAAGATTGTTCGGCGGCATAGATGTTGGCTCCTCATCCATAAAGACGAGCGTCATTGATGCCGGAACAGGTAAAATCGTAACTGCACGAAAGAGGCGTTACAGAGGCGACATGCTTGCCGGTAATTCAGTCCAAGTCAATGAAATTTACAGCGAATTTGTAAAGGAAATAGGCTCACTCTCGAATGAGGACGTTACTTCAATTGGCCTCTCCTGCATGGCAC is a genomic window of Candidatus Sysuiplasma jiujiangense containing:
- a CDS encoding alcohol dehydrogenase catalytic domain-containing protein; this encodes MKYARFYGIGDIRIEEGAVLEPGNGEAILKVRAVGVCPTDVKAYYSGSSSIRVPIVLGHEVSGTLLSSKTEKLNPGQKVNVAADCPCLECSICRRGLVNMCPNMLSLGVNVPGGYAEMMRIPSEFIERGLVYPLTGSTGFVEGALIEPVAVSLHCLNLADYASIENAAVIGDGPNALIHLQLLKRIKRVKNVTVIGLSEERLKFATRFGADHVVNISQEKNFYSEMKEEQIDLVDITIGNPAAAAESSHLLGKGTQILIFGGSMNDTQIPVSMNGVHYKQLRVTGSTGTDLKSYSNALDLVKSGKIDLIPLVTARFRLEDLASALEYSRILKGLKCAVEFPS